In the Nomascus leucogenys isolate Asia chromosome 5, Asia_NLE_v1, whole genome shotgun sequence genome, one interval contains:
- the LOC100589175 gene encoding olfactory receptor 2T27, giving the protein MERGNYSMYADFILLGLFSNSRFPWLLFALILLVFVTSVASNMVMIILIHIDSRLHTPMYFLLGQLSLMDILYISTIVPKMLVDQVMSQRAISFAGCTAQHFLYLTLAGAEFFLLGLMSYDRYVAICNPLHYPVLMSRKIWLIVVAAWLGGSIDGFLLTPVTMQFPFCASREINHFFCEVPALLKLSCVDTSAYETAMYVCCIMMLLIPFSVISASYTRILITVHRMSEAQGRRKAVATCSSHMVVVSLFYGAAMYTYVLPHSYHTPEQDKAVSAFYTILTPMLNPLIYSLRNKDVTRALQKVVGRCVSSGKVTTF; this is encoded by the coding sequence ATGGAGCGGGGCAATTATTCCATGTATGCCGACTTTATCCTCTTGGGTTTGTTCAGCAACTCCCGTTTCCCCTGGCTTCTCTTTGCCCTAATTCTCCTGGTCTTTGTGACCTCCGTAGCCAGCAACATGGTCATGATCATTCTCATCCACATAGACTCCCGCCTCCACACCCCCATGTACTTCCTGCTCGGCCAGCTCTCCCTCATGGACATCCTGTACATTTCCACCATTGTGCCCAAAATGCTGGTGGACCAGGTGATGAGCCAGAGAGCCATTTCCTTTGCAGGATGCACTGCCCAACACTTTCTCTACTTGACCTTAGCAGGAGCTGAGTTCTTCCTCCTAGGACTCATGTCCTATGATCGCTACGTAGCCATCTGTAACCCTCTGCACTATCCTGTCCTCATGAGCCGCAAGATCTGGTTGATTGtggtggcagcctggctgggaggGTCTATCGATGGTTTCTTGCTCACCCCCGTCACCATGCAGTTCCCCTTCTGTGCCTCTCGGGAGATCAACCACTTCTTCTGCGAGGTCCCTGCCCTCCTGAAGCTCTCCTGTGTGGACACATCTGCCTACGAGACAGCCATGTATGTCTGCTGTATTATGATGCTCCTCATCCCTTTCTCTGTCATCTCAGCCTCTTACACAAGAATTCTCATTACTGTTCATAGGATGAGCGAGGCCCAGGGGAGGCGAAAGGCTGTGGCCACCTGCTCCTCACACATGGTGGTTGTCAGCCTCTTCTATGGGGCTGCCATGTACACATACGTGCTGCCTCACTCTTACCACACCCCTGAGCAGGACAAAGCTGTGTCTGCCTTCTACACCATCCTCACTCCCATGCTCAACCCACTCATTTACAGCCTTAGGAACAAGGATGTCACACGGGCCCTACAGAAGGTTGTGGGGAGGTGTGTGTCCTCAGGAAAGGTAACCACTTTCTAA